The Chaetodon trifascialis isolate fChaTrf1 chromosome 11, fChaTrf1.hap1, whole genome shotgun sequence nucleotide sequence GTGAGTGCGACAGCATCTCTCTCGAATCGTGTTTTTGCATTTCGTAAAGCGCTGAGAagtatttttagcttttttattGTACTCAATAATTTGGTCCCAAGTCATCATTTaagctgtgtgtttctctgtcccTCAGGGATCACTGCAGTCAGACACAACTATTGTGGCCTTTGAAGCTTGAGATGGTGTTGTTCTCATAGTGCTCTTGCGTGTGGTGGAGACTTTTGCTGCTAATCCTAACTGCCCAGTTCCTCTTTTGCTTATTCTAATTACACAACTGTTGTGGCTGACAGATGTCAGATCATATCATGAAACTTATCACTTATTTTCTGCCagagaataaataaatgggTGTTTTACTAAAGAATGTGATGAGTTATAACTTGAAGTGATAACACTGACAGTGTGAACACTTCGTTACTGGAGAGTGAGAAGAATTATGTCTTTAGCATCAGTCAGTAATTTTTATTCTggccaaaatgtaaaaaattcTTTCTTGACTGAGTGAGCTCATATAAAGCTGATATTAAGCAACTCTGATAGCCTGTTGAAGGTTTTAGAGattttatttgtgctttgtCAGCATCGTGAGATAATATGATATTTTAATGTCCTGCCATAATGTGTCATGTGGGATCTATGAAGCTGTTCAGTTAACAGGCTTATTAAAGGGTCTTCTTCCCGCAGTGAACAATAAGATCAAGGTGCCTCCTGGGGCGGAGGAGCTGGTGGGCCGAGCTGTGGAGCATCTGTTCGAGAAGGAGGACGGTGAGAAAAACGAGTGGCGAGGCATGGTGCTGTCCCGAGCCCCCATCATGACCCACTGGTATTACATCACCTACGAGAAGGACCCCGTGCTGTACATGTACCAGCTGTGGGACGACTACAAGGACGGAGACCTACGCGTCCTGCCTGAATCGGGTACAGCAATGAGAGCtttattgtttgtgtgcataaaACTATCTTTGTTTCATATTTCAGATGCTCCTGGAAAAGTGGGAGGAAGAGAGCAGAGTTAATTTACATAGTCAGCCTTACAAAACACTTCAGTCTCtatgctgccttttttttttttttcaacattttgttcaGAGTTTCAAAACGAAGAGCATATGTTCTGTCATGGGCACTCGTGTCTTATCGTGAAGAGACAATACTGTCTGCAAACTGGACTCGGTTGTAGAAACCTGAAAACGTTGAgtggtggggagtcccaggtatttaacctcCGTGGGGTCATGATGAAGTTCACTGATAGCAGCTGGCTCATTAGTGCTCCGGCTGTGCAACTGCAGTCATTTGAGTTGTTGGAATCACCTGAGGTCAAGTGTGAACGCTTGTTAaagggatgaaaggacagcactGTCAATGGGGGATAAGTAGTGTTGtaagcctcctcctctgttgaggGATGATTTCTCTGTTTTGACATAAATATCTCCTTTCAAACcttctgtccttcctgtccACACATGTACATTGTTTTCCTCGAGAGTGTCCCTTCTCTTAGGACAGAAAAAGGGACACTCTTTTGAGGACGATGTACATATTTTGGATAGGGAGggcagatggtttgaaagatgAGTAATGAGGCTGTTTACTTCAAAATAGAGAAAGCATCCCtcatctgaggaggaggaggtctgcaGCAGCACTTATCCCCACCACCTGTCCATTCATCCCTTCCCACGAGATTTCACAACTCTTCACAGCTGGTGTCATGTGACCACTCCAACAACTGTCGTCTACACTTGGCATCAGGTGATTCCAGTGACCCTATTACTGCCATTACACAGCCAGGAGCACTAATGAACGAGGTGGTATCAGCGACCTTAATAGCGACTGCGCAGAGGTTAAATACCggggactccccaccagtcatTTAGAAGAAGCTGCTCGGATGAGAGACAAAACGTTTCTACAAGCAAGTCCAGCTGCACTTGTCTCAACTCTCCTTGAAGAATATAAACTTGCTTGGTTGGGGTTAAGGTTCACCTTCAAAGGGTAAATAATTGACTGTCTTAAGTATGTCGTTATTCTGCAAATGTTTAACTCTGGCTGCCTAAAAATGCTAAAAGATGCAATCACATGCTCCTGTTATACTCgtcttattttgttttcttgtccaTCAACCAGAGAACAAACACCTGCTGCCggcagacaggaagccaggCGAGGAGCCAGAGAGCCTCGTGGGTAAACAGGTGGAGTACGTCACAGATAACGGTCTAAAGAGGACGGGTCTGGTCATCTACCAGGTCCCAGCTAAGCCCACGGTATACTACATCAAATATGACGATGATGTCCACATCCACGTCTACGATCTGGTGAAGACCACCTAGTACTGACTGTCCGGTTTCATCTGGAGCTGAAGGCTCATCTCTGACCCGACCAGTCATTGCCCGTTAAAAGT carries:
- the LOC139339366 gene encoding spindlin-Z-like, giving the protein MSKKRGRKRSSGELSESSASTLSPDPDNLLGRRIQHTWREKGNVTKWKGTVLERLTVNSSLYMVKYDGFDCVYGIELFKDNRVSNLQVLSEKVVNNKIKVPPGAEELVGRAVEHLFEKEDGEKNEWRGMVLSRAPIMTHWYYITYEKDPVLYMYQLWDDYKDGDLRVLPESENKHLLPADRKPGEEPESLVGKQVEYVTDNGLKRTGLVIYQVPAKPTVYYIKYDDDVHIHVYDLVKTT